Within Mustela nigripes isolate SB6536 chromosome 3, MUSNIG.SB6536, whole genome shotgun sequence, the genomic segment tgactaaattttttttcccacaaagacAACAGAAAAACTCAATGCATTATATTCACAATTAAGAAATAACTATCTAGGTTAAAATGATCTTACCCATTAATGTTGCTAAAAGACACAAGGAGTACATTTCCTTGTCAGCTTGCTCCTGAAGTTCCTTAGATAGTTTACCAGTAACGGCAATCTCTTCTTGTCTCACAGTGTGGGCTGAGTGTGCTGCAGCAGACTGACCACCTTCTGCTTTACTTTTTAGAATCTCTATTGTAATTCTGTCACCATGCTGCAAAGGAACTGGCTCCTTTTCCATTCCTGCCTGGGGTGGCATTAACTCTTTAGGAGGAAAGCCATAGCGAATACACTGTAAATAGGGAGGAATGTTAAATTCTCTGGCTATGCTTTCTTGAAGTTCAAAAAAGGTTGTTGAAGACTTAAGTGTAACCATGGACTGTCGTCCATCATTAGTTGTTATTCGGATCTTTTTCTCCTTAGAAGTCGTTGGTGAATAGGGAGCCTTGGTAGGGGTAGCAGGTGCAGAGGATGGACCATCACGAATGGTACTAGGAGAAACAGTCCTGGGCTGacctttttgttcttgttttaactTCTCTGTTTTCCGTTTCTGCATTACAGCAGCCTGTTCCGTAATATTCTGTTGAATAGTTCTTTCAGTTTTACTCATGTTTAACTCCTCCTTGtgcaaagtttttgttttctgtccagTAAGAATAATTTTAGTTGGGAGCTGAGACTCCGACTCTTGTCCTTGTACATCTCCGACTCTTTGGGCATGAGCACCATCTATATTTACAGGAGTATAATCATCAGGATTCTTTTTGGCAGTCTGATGCAATATAGTATGGACAACTTTCTGAACCAGGATTTCACTCCCAAATTCACCTGGAAAGTGCTTGGTAACAAGTTTCATTGCAACATCATAAACATTACTATTCAAAGATGAATCACTTTCATACTGGAACCAATATACTGTTTCTCTGACCACTCTTCCACCCCATTCCAAAGTAATAGGAAAAGCTTCTGGTAGATTGTCATACTCTTTACCATCCCAAAAATGTTTGAATCCACAACCACATTTGCCACCAGTGGACCTAGAATTAGTTCTGTCCCCATCCAAATATACAATAGACCCATCTCCTCTGACCCTTCGCACAGAAGTGCCATGGCACCAATTACAAGCTGTCAGGTTACTCAACCCATAGTCTGGTACCAGAACATCTTTCACTGAATCATATGAGCAAACTAAATTGTTCAAGGGAAAGCTATAATTTTTGTCAGGCCTCAGCTGTCCATGAGTACTTTTTGCCAGGTTATACAGTTTCCCTCCTGGAGCCAACCACTCTGGAGGAACATGAAGTTCAGAAAGGGCACCACAGAGCAAACATTTGTGAAGGCGATTATCCATTACTGCTTTTTTAGCAGCTGCTGTGACTTCTTCAGGCTGAACTCCTATCACCCCAGTCCTCCTGTAGAAATACTGATGGACATCAGCAACCAAACTAGGATGGATACCATGTTTGTCCATAAAGACTTCTTCCATAGCAGCAACAAGCCTAAGCAAATACTTATCCTGCAAACTTCTGTCTCCTCCAATAACACAACCACCATCTTCCTCAAgtttaatgtactttttaataaGGTCCTGAGGCACACCCCAAGCTTTAGGCAGCAAATTCATAGGCAATTTGGGCAAAGCAGCCCCTTTTATGCCTACCAAGGGGATATAATGGTTTCTACCAGAGCTACTCCATGCAATACAGATTGGTTTGTTCAAATGACCATCTCTCCCTGTGCACTTCTCTGCAGGGATGAGCCCAGGCAGAAAGGTGGCTGAATAATCACCAGAGCTTCTCATGCCACTGAGAGAATCTAGCAGAATAATAGGGCGATGTAATACATTGGCAAGGCCAAATATGTGGATGTTCCTCAAGCCTAAGGGAACACCTTCAGGTGGTACAAACAGAGGGTCACACTCATTGATAATGTCCTCCCATTCAGCGGCATCAATGAAGTCATGGAACAGGGCTTGATACTGGGCCAGGTGCTGCTGAAAGTgttgtttaagattctctctcaagGCGTGCCAGAAGAGCTCCCGGCCTACTAGAGCCCGGGACACAGCATGCACCAAGCAGTGTCCATCCCCATCCACGTGAACTGGAATGAGGCATTCCTGGCTTTTATTGGCCCGCTTGATGTCCTCCAGAGTGTCATGCAAATATAGGAGGCTTCCGGAGCGGTCCTTGCCGTAGCCCACCGTGTTAACGTGCTCAGGTTCGATGAGGAAGGCGCGGTCACCGAGTAAAGCGCAATCGAACAGTTCACCCTGGTTCATGTCCCGGAGAAGCTTAGCCCTGCCTGTCTGTTTATCCATTCCATAGCGAGCTAATATGGGCGACAACAATTTGCAGTGGTAGTTAGAAAGGCCCATCACCTTTACCAGTTCCGTGTTCTTCTTGGGTGCCCCTGTCACCCCGAGCAGCGCGTTCCGCAGCAGGTTGTGTAGCACTACGTCCGGGTCGGtcacctcctccacccccagcagcTGTTGCTGCTCGTGCCGCTGTCCGCACTCGGTACACTCGATGCTGACAGAACCGGAGGCCGGGAAGAACAGACGCGCCTGGCACTTCGGATCCGGGCAGCTCCCGGAGAGGATTCTCCGGTCTCTCCGTTTCGAGAGCCCCCCCGGAGGAGCCGCCGCCGCCAGGGACGGCGGAGTCTGCGGAGCCtcagggggaggaggtggaggcggcagcggcggcggcggcggcggctgagACATACCTCTCGGCTCTCGTGTCTCGCTCCGCGTCCCAAGCGACCCTCAAAGGCTCATAGCCCAGACCCCCCACCAGCCCGACTCTGTCCAGTTCAGGCCCAGGGCGAATCACTTTCCTTTCCCtaccagctcctcctcctcctaagcGAAGGCGGAAGCGCCGGACGTTGTTTCTCTTCTTACTTCTCCACTGCCGTAGCCGTTGCCCCGAACGTAACGGCCACCACCCTACCCAGcactcacactcactcactctcgctctctctctccctcagacacacagacatacacgcCCTCACTGAGAGTGCGCAGGCGCAGCTACCGCTCTGCCCTCTGGGAATTAGAGTCTTGCAGCCTCTGTCCGGGTCGTTGAGCGCTAGGATCTTGGATCCAGAAAGAACTACAAATACCGTGAGGCCAAGCGGTTCGGCTCCCgcggagaggaggaagaggaaggcagtaGGAAGGGGGGCAGAAAGGAAGAGTGTCACTCATGTTGGCTGCCGGGAGTTGTAGTTTTAACTGGATCGCCTTTGTCGACTTTCCACTTCTGGGGCGCCagcaaaagagaatgagagaccACATTTCCTAGGATGCCCTGCGGTGCGTTCAGCCTCACTTCCCCCGTCGGCGGAGAAGAGGATACGGGGAAGCTTggtaaaaacagaattaaagggAATGGGTGTCGGAAGCGGAGGGTCTGAAGTTCTCGACTCATAGAAGGGGAGGGGAATGAAAGGCTCTCAGTAAAGAAGGTACAGTACATAAATGTCCAGCGATATGGCGGGCTGGTAAATTGAATGAAATGATCTAATCTAGATTGGAGGTcgtaaaagaaaaaagggggaagacAATAAATTCTCAGAGTATGtcttaaggtctttttttttttttttttctgccacacTTCTCTGTTCTCACTCCTGCTCCTATTCCAAACCACTGAGGTCCTAAGTCCCCCCTTTCTgtcctttttccccctctcaccTGAGGGTCACTGAGGCGTCATTTGTTTCTCAGTTCCGTGTACATCTTTAAAGTTTACAGTACAAATAACAATACCTTGGATGCGTATAGAGTCGTATATACATACAAAGCCTTTTAATTCGATATAATTTGCTACTTACGGCACTCTCCTCAGAGAGTTATAACAGCTATCATTTACTAAGTTCTAGTATAGTCCTGTCGCAGCCTTTACATACACGATATAATATGATCTTCGTAATAACCTTGTTAGAATCCACGTCCGGAAAGGGAATGACTTCCTCTGGTTCACACAGCCAGTGACTGTTAGGCATTCAGATCTACATCTGTACCCATTTTGCAGACAGGGATATAGGCAGGAAAGGTTAGAccagttttatataaaataactaaTTTCCCATTACTATTGCTTTATAGTTTACATAATGTGTTCACATATATCATCTCATCCTCCCACATATCCATCCCTGTAATATGTTACCAGGTATTGTTGACTCCATTTACAGTTGTTGCAAACAGAGTAggagttaagtgactgacttgtccaaagtcaaatCACTAGTGTATCTGACGTAGAGAGTGCTTTTTACactaattacaaaagaaaagagctgTTAAGCCCAGACCTTTTGTTAAACCTCTGAGTCTCTTAGTGACTCAAGGAGTGGTAAAGATGTTTACCCTTAAGAAGGCAGCAcagctttattttattgtgtGCTTTGAAACTGCCTCTTCATGCAAAACACATTGATACGTTAATTGAAAGCtagtattgttttaattattattgtacAGTCAGCCCCTTTCACTTATTCTGGAAATTCTTGCTTTCTGAAACCTTAGATAAGTGAACTGTCTCAGAATTTCTGAAACATTTGGCACAAAACAGATAAAGCAGCGCAGTCCATGAGGTCATTTGAGTCTTCTGCCCCGCCAAGGGAATTGTTTACCTTATAGGTTTTTTGAGTAAATAGAATTTGATGCTTTGAAATGAACCATCTGTAAGACACTCCTAAAGAGTATTAGTGCTGACTTTCACCCTAATTATTGTCTACAGTTTTCTTCCAAAGAAAcatgtttaaaagagaaattcttcAAGTGTTTTTTTCTCACCCAGTTCTTCCTGGTCCATGCAAAAAATGATGTTACCTTCATACAAGATAGGTAATGTTATTTAAAGGGGATAATTTTCAATAAAGTTTTTCTTAATTCATGCAGGAAAAGTTGTTTATTTCCATTCTGACAACAGTTTGGTGATCTTGGGACTGATTTTTTGTTTATAAGTTGAGAAATTAAATGTGCCCATTAAGTGGAAATCATTGTTTACTGTTACTGAGAAGTTACACCTGcagtgaaatttttttctcctcatacAGAATCCAAAGAATTGAATTGTGAAAGCTTCAGAGCAAATGAAAGATAATGGTAGTGTGCACTTTTATGTCTTGACATTATCAAGACAGATTTTCCGTACTGATAATACATTTAACCAGTGAAATAGATTTTTTCAAATTGCATCTGAATGTGTCGTTCTGAATCATACTTGGCAAAACCCTACTGAAGAAATGGGTGGCCTTGCTCTGGCTTGTCAAGCACTATCCATTTGACTAATCCATTGTCCCCATATGAAACCTTGATTAGTTAGAAACATTCTTCCCAAATTAAATCTGACATTTTAAACTCTTTTGTTACTGTAGTTCTAGTTTTAAGAATGATTCttttgagaggaaaaaacaaaataccctGGCATAAAGCACagtagggggaaggggagagttTTCAATCAATTCTGGAGTTAAATCAGGTCATTTAACCTACAAATCACTTATTTAACAAGTCTGTAGATGCGaagttcagaaagaagaaagctctCAGATAAAGGGacaatagttttttttattagtttaatagttttatttttatagttttttttaatagtttaattttttaatagttttatttatttgtcagaaagagagagaacaagtagggggagcagcaggcaaaggtagaagcaggctccccgccgagcaaggagcaggacgtgggacttgatcccaggaccccgggatcatgacccaaagtgaaggcagacacttaaccaatcaagccacccaggcatcccaaggggCAATGATACTAACCATACTAAGTTCAATATGTGAATTAATCTTTTATAGGCATTTAGAAGGCATGGGTACCTGTAAAGTAAGAAAATTTTGTTAGGACAAAATATGACATGCTGTTTCTTACAAAGCCATAAAAGTGCAGAAAACTTCTAACCTGCTTATGTGAGATATAcatgcttccttcctcttcttcccaaaTTCCATGACCTTAATTATGTCATAACTTTCACAAGAACTTTATGAAATTCTTAATAGTTCTTGTTCTTGTCTCAGTATTCCAGATGGGGAAATGAACTGAGTACCTGTTAGCTGTTCTGATACATACCTCTTCTACCACCTTTATCTCAGCATCACCTCTATCTGAATTGCCAAAATGTAGTTAAAACCGAAACCCTTTCCCTACCAGCCCTATAAATTTCTAGAAGGACACTTCTAAAATTCCTGTATTGCTGTTGGCATAACTAGTAAAGGCAAAAGCAAGAGGCATCCACTTAAGAGAATAtcgtttttctcttttatattggaaaaggaaaggaatcatTACTTTGGGGATTGTTAAAAGTCAgccacatacttttttttattattattttatttattacagagagagcacaagaggaaggagggggacagggagaggaagaaacagtctgcccactgagcaaggatccttgatgctgggctcagtcccaggacccctgaagcataacctgagccaaaggcagatgcttaaccaactgaaccacccaggtgccctagccacatgctttcttatataaaatatacatttgtacTAAGAGTTGACTAAATTCTTCCAGATTTATCTCCCAGTCAGACTTTGAGTCACAAGCTTTTGTTGAATCTCAGGGTGGACATGGACTTAATTACTGGAATAGGTACTATAGGAGCTCAAAGGGATACAGAGGTCATCCCTGACCCAAAGGAACTCAGAGTCTAACAGAAGAATAGTCACAACCAAATTGTTCATTAATACaggtagaataaaatatataattgataaaaacaatacaagaaaataaatttcacagaTGCTATGAAAATTTTATTGATGGCTTATTGTAGGGTgggtatttttaagaatattatcttaatctttaaaacaatcttatgaggggttcctgggtgacttagtcagttaagtatctgtatttagctcaggtcatgatcccagggttctgggatctagccctgcatcagtggaaccccgtgtggggctccctgctcagtggggagcctgcttctccttctccctctgtcactccccctgcttgtgcttgctcgtgctcactctccctctctttctctctctctctctgtcaaatgaataaataaaatctttttaaggaaaaaaaaatcctgtgacaTAGgtagtattgtttttattatacaGATGAGAGGATTTAACTCCGGAAggttaacattattattatcatcattattaccaCCCAGCTAGCAAGTAGCAGAGCTGGGCTTCCAGTGAAGGTTTTCTTCCTTGTTTACTCACTCTTTCCACTGCATCACAGCTGCTTTGTGATTTGAGAGAGAATTAGCCAAGAAGTGAGTGCAGACTGGTGGCAGTGGCCAAACTTGGCTtacatgtgtttttgtttggCCAGTAgcagtttaactttttttttttttttttttaatgtgaacatCTTTGCACAGTGGCCAGCACTTTACTCTAACATCATATACCAGGTCCCCTTGAGACATTACTTGCCTGGCTCCAGAAAGCATTTGCGTTTTCTGTATCAGACAGCAACTGGGGACAGAGAGGAGCAATTCTCAAAAGGCTCatgaaaaaggtattttaaagggCAGAAGGAGGACTTTGTGAACAAGAGTtgcagagaggggtgcctgggtggctcagtcagttaaggtagGCTGCTGAGCCTACATTCATATGTTAAAGGTCAAATTCTACATGGTTACATCTCTACATTGCCAAACGGAACTATTTGCAGTGATGGAAAAGTCCTATGTCTGTCCTGTCCAATATGGcaaccactagccacatgtggctattaggtacttgaaatgtggctagtgcaactTAGGAACTGATTAACAAATCAGTTAACaaacttcatttaatttttaaaaagcttttatttatttatttgacagagatcacaagtagacagacaggcaggcagagagagagggggaaaccaggctccctgctgagcagagagcctgatgcggggctcgatcccaggactctgagatcatggcctgagctgaaggcagaggcttaacccactgagacacccagatgcccctaactttatttaattttaattaaacttaagtagccacatgtggctgtggCTCTCTGTTCGCAGGACAAATCTAAGTACTTACAGCTATTAATTCTACATTAAAAATAGTGATTCCCCAAATTCCAGTGAGTTCCTCACTCTCGTGGGGGTCAAGGAATGGGGACTGACTATAAAAGGGAACAAGGGAACTTTTTaggatgatggaaatattcttcatcttgattatggtgatgaCATGGATGTTtacatttgccaaaactcatCCAACTGAACTCTTAAAAAgggtgcatttgtgtgtgtgaattatacctcagtaaagtcagttttaaaaaggaaaaagggggcacctggatggcacagtcagctAAGCATTTAACTTTTGgttctggcttaggtcatgatctcagggtcctgggatccagacccacatcgggctctgtgctcagctcagagtctgcctgagagtctctctccctccctctgtcccttctgcttctccctcccttctgcccccgccattctctctctctctctctctctcaaataaatactttaaaaaatggggagagtaaaagaaaaaaaaaagagttgagttCCTGAGTGCCAGAGATAGATATTCCACCTCTAGTCTATTTAAAGCATGCCTTCTGCAatcccattttttcccctaagaaccAGCGAAGTCTTTACTACATTACAGGACCCTGGGTGGTCTGGCCCTGGCTACTTCAGACATTATTTCCTTGGCTCATGCTTCTGTCACACTGACCTTGTTGGTCCTCAAACACTCCAAGCGCATTCCTGTCTcaaggcctttgcacttgcttttcTTCAGATTGGAAAACTTTCTCCAGGTAATCATTTCAGTGTCTGCTCAAATGTTATCCCCAGCAAGATGCCACTCCTACCATCCTCTTGAAAATAACACCTCTGTCCTTTCAACCCTCCATGTCCTTATCCTGCTCACTTTCTTTACAACACTAATCAGTATCTGAAATTATATAATTACTTGTCTATTGTCCTCCTTGCCCATTAGACTGTAAGGCTGTTCATAAGGGCAGGCAGTTTGTTGATTGTTAGATTccctgtgccaggcacacagtagcCTCAACAAAtattgctgagtgaatgaatggctATCATCCATGGCAGTGTTTCTGAGACAGATCCAAGCATACACCTTCATAGAAAATCCACAATTctccaaaaaatgttttaaaatcctgTGTTGGCATTCTGGTACTAATCTAAAATGGTATTTATGAATTCTCAAATGAGCACCTTACAACATGAGTTTTGAATGCCTGAGTTCATGTAGAGTTTAGGATTTTGTACCAGGTGAAAACCAAAGGACATCATGACAAAATGATTAAAGATTTCATGGTTATTTTGATAGAGTTGGGTCATCACATGTCACACAGTAGCCTAGACAAGCCAAACTCAAAAGAGCCAACACTCCAACTGCCAGTGCTACATTCCAGTTAGAAACAAATTGCACAAAGCATACATGCATGTGGACACAAACATACACACTCATTCAGAATAACTTAGTAGCTGTAAGTAAATACACAGGAATTACTAGTAAATACACAGGAATTGTTTTGTGGTTGCCAGCATTAATCAGATTAGAGACTATTAAATTAAGATGTCATGCTTAACAAGGGGTGAGGCGCCTGACTGGtttagttggtagaacatgttaactctttaaaaaaaaaaaaaaaaaaaagattttatttatttatttgacaaagagagagaggtcacaagtaggcagagaggcagtcagagagagaggaggaagcggactccctactgagcagaaagctggatgtgggcttgatcccaggaccctgggatcatgacctgagctaaaggcagaggctttaactcactgagccacccaggtgccccagaacatgtaactcttgatcttagggtcctgaattcaagccccacgttgggcatagaacttactttaaaaaaaaaaaaaaaagtcagtaagtCAGTCAGtcaaaattatcatatgatctccctcatatgaggaagttgagaggcaatgtggggggcttgggagttaggaaaagaataaatgaaacaagatgggatccggagggagacaaaccataagaaactcttaatctcacaaaacagagtgTTGTGGGGGGGAGacgggtagggagagggtggtagggttatggacattggggaaggtatgtgctatgaagtgtgttttaaacctggtgattcacagacctgtacccctgggactaataatacattatatgttaattaaaaaataaaaaaattaaaaagaagtcagATACTCACAAATGCTAACCCTATCTTACAATAAATGACTACTTTATAGTTAACTGGGTGATAATTAAAATTGACATTCCAGGATTTTGTAGCActaaagtttttattgaaatatgtgATCTGATCTCAAACTAGCTGCAGAAAACCTGGGAGTTATTAATACAATGTATTATATGCACTGTATTAATGTTCAAACTGTACCTGTGCAAACAGGTATTATTGCATTGACATTAATGAAGTAAACATAGACACATTTATTATAGATCAGAAGTTGCATCTTAATGCTCATAAGCCCAACAGTTCACAATTCAAATTAACACTAATTTTAAATGGTTGGATGAAATAACCACTGTCCTTGGGGCAGGAGAGTGCTTATCACTGCAGTTATATTACTGttccttctttcatctttttctttccctttatttaaaaCCCAAAGGGTACTTTTGGTATAAAAGAAGATAGGTTCAAGAGTTTACTGAAAGAAACTGTCTTCATTCCCATTACAATCTCGAGTTTTTGTACAATGTCCTGATCTCTCCATCTGAACCTTCTAGCGCTGTCCCCTAAACACAGTCTAATTCGATTCCCTTCATGGATATGACATAGAGTCAGAAAAAGTATTACTTGACACATTTTTTTGTACATAGAGTCTCATAAGACATTTTAATAGGTGAGAGAAGGACAAAAGTACAAGGCAGCATACTTTCTTAGCCCTTTGGGTCATTTACATAAATCCTTTCATAATATTCCaagataaaaatgcattataattATGTACAAGAATATAAATGCAGTATGCAACATTTCTATTTCGGTGGGCAGGAAAGTATTGGAAATTATGTATGTACTAAATTAAAGCATCAGCACTAGGTGTCAATAAACCACAACATTGGAGAGGGTCTCAATTTGGGCATTGGTCAAATAGCAGTAAATGGACATATGTCTTTCATAGTAACACCTC encodes:
- the VCPIP1 gene encoding LOW QUALITY PROTEIN: deubiquitinating protein VCPIP1 (The sequence of the model RefSeq protein was modified relative to this genomic sequence to represent the inferred CDS: deleted 1 base in 1 codon), coding for MSQPPPPPPLPPPPPPPEAPQTPPSLAAAAPPGGLSKRRDRRILSGSCPDPKCQARLFFPASGSVSIECTECGQRHEQQQLLGVEEVTDPDVVLHNLLRNALLGVTGAPKKNTELVKVMGLSNYHCKLLSPILARYGMDKQTGRAKLLRDMNQGELFDCALLGDRAFLIEPEHVNTVGYGKDRSGSLLYLHDTLEDIKRANKSQECLIPVHVDGDGHCLVHAVSRALVGRELFWHALRENLKQHFQQHLAQYQALFHDFIDAAEWEDIINECDPLFVPPEGVPLGLRNIHIFGLANVLHRPIILLDSLSGMRSSGDYSATFLPGLIPAEKCTGRDGHLNKPICIAWSSSGRNHYIPLVGIKGAALPKLPMNLLPKAWGVPQDLIKKYIKLEEDGGCVIGGDRSLQDKYLLRLVAAMEEVFMDKHGIHPSLVADVHQYFYRRTGVIGVQPEEVTAAAKKAVMDNRLHKCLLCGALSELHVPPEWLAPGGKLYNLAKSTHGQLRPDKNYSFPLNNLVCSYDSVKDVLVPDYGLSNLTACNWCHGTSVRRVRGDGSIVYLDGDRTNSRSTGGKCGCGFKHFWDGKEYDNLPEAFPITLEWGGRVVRETVYWFQYESDSSLNSNVYDVAMKLVTKHFPGEFGSEILVQKVVHTILHQTAKKNPDDYTPVNIDGAHAQRVGDVQGQESESQLPTKIILTGQKTKTLHKEELNMSKTERTIQQNITEQAAVMQKRKTEKLKQEQKGQPRTVSPSTIRDGPSSAPATPTKAPYSPTTSKEKKIRITTNDGRQSMVTLKSSTTFFELQESIAREFNIPPYLQCIRYGFPPKELMPPQAGMEKEPVPLQHGDRITIEILKSKAEGGQSAAAHSAHTVRQEEIAVTGKLSKELQEQADKEMYSLCLLATLMGEDVWSYAKGLPHMFQQGGVFYNIMKKTMGMADGKHCTFPHLPGKTFVYNASEDRLELCVDAAGHFPIGPDVEDLVKEAVSQVRAEATTRSRESSPSHGLXXXXKLGSGGVVKKKSEQLHNVTAFQGKGHSLGTASSNPHLDSRAREASVVRKHNTGTDFSNSSIKIEPSVFTAAPSNSELIRIAPGVVTMRDSRQLDPDLVEAQRKKLQEMVSSIQASMDKHLRDQSTEQSPSDLPQRKGEVVSSSVKSGSLQTGLPESFSLTGGTENLSTETTDSCVTEALGTAFATRSKAQKGNSVEEPEEMDSQDAEMTNTTEPMDHS